A window from Schistosoma haematobium chromosome 3, whole genome shotgun sequence encodes these proteins:
- a CDS encoding hypothetical protein (EggNog:ENOG410VBWD~COG:M), producing the protein MQKGNKGVVLVTGGSGFIGSHTIVELVNNGYSVITLDNLSNSSIKCIERIEKIINEKLLFYEVNLLDKKAVDDIFEKHKIDYVIHFAALKSVSESIEKPIQYYNNNLVGILNLLQAMIAHNVKNFVLSSSATVYGEPQFLPLTEKHPTGNCQNSYGNTKLCCELILKDLYTSDPTWNIISLRYFNPVGAHASGLIGEDPRGIPNNLMPYVTQVASGLLPYVNVYGNDYPTVDGTGVRDYIHVVDLAEAHTKSLDKIKQNCGFKVYNLGTGQGCSVLQMIQAMETASGKTIPYTICSRRPGDCATVYSDASLAQQELGWKAKYNIDKMCEDLWNWQVKNPQGYLTSTHSNN; encoded by the exons ATGCAGAAAGGCAATAAAGGAGTTGTACTGGTAACCGGTGGTTCCGGGTTCATTGGAAGTCATACAATTGTAGAACTGGTCAATAATGGTTATTCAGTTATCACTTTGGATAATCTAAGTAATTCCAGTATTA AATGTATAGAACGtattgaaaaaataattaatgaaaaattacTTTTCTATGAAGTGAACTTATTAGATAAAAAAGCTGTGGATGATATCTTTGAAAAA CATAAAATTGATTATGTCATACACTTTGCCGCTTTGAAATCCGTATCTGAATCAATTGAAAAGCCTATACAATATTACAACAATAATTTAGTGGGTATATTAAATTTATTGCAG GCGATGATTGCGCATAATGTTAAAAATTTTGTTCTGTCCAGTTCTGCTACTGTCTATGGTGAGCCTCAGTTTTTACCACTTACGGAAAAACATCCAACTGGAAATTGTCAAAATTCATATGGTAATACAAAACTTTGTTGTGAATTGATCTTGAAG GATTTATATACGTCTGATCCTACATGGAATATTATAAGTCTACGGTATTTTAATCCGGTTGGTGCACATGCCAGTGGATTAATTGGTGAAGATCCACGAGGAATTCCAAATAATCTCATGCCTTATGTGACTCAAGTAGCCAGTGGTTTATTACCTTACGTAAATGTGTATGGAAACGATTATCCAACAGTCGATGGGACAG GTGTTCGAGATTATATTCACGTTGTTGATCTAGCTGAAGCCCATACTAAATCATTGGATAAAATCAAACAGAATTGTGGTTTCAAG GTTTATAATTTAGGTACAGGGCAAGGATGTTCTGTATTACAAATGATTCAAGCGATGGAAACAGCAAGTGGTAAAACAATTCCTTATACAATATGTTCAAGACGACCTGGTGATTGTGCAACTGTTTATTCAGATGCATCATTAGCTCAACAAGAGTTAGGATGGAAAGCAAAATATAACATTGAT AAAATGTGTGAAGATTTATGGAATTGGCAGGTGAAAAATCCACAAGGTTATCTCACTTCAACACATTCtaataattga